The proteins below are encoded in one region of Deltaproteobacteria bacterium:
- a CDS encoding nucleotidyltransferase domain-containing protein: MKASGVQRKIDTMVRRIVKRFGPERIVLFGSHARGDAGPDSDVDLLVVMPVRGSKRNKAIEIAVALDDIRIPKDIIVTTPNDFAWRKEISGTIEKPAAREGKVVYARP; this comes from the coding sequence ATGAAGGCGTCCGGTGTCCAGAGGAAGATCGACACCATGGTGCGGCGGATCGTCAAACGGTTCGGGCCGGAACGGATCGTCCTGTTCGGATCGCACGCCCGGGGAGATGCCGGGCCTGATAGCGATGTGGATCTTCTGGTCGTCATGCCTGTGCGGGGGTCGAAGCGGAACAAGGCAATCGAAATCGCGGTGGCACTGGATGACATTCGGATTCCGAAGGATATCATCGTGACGACTCCTAACGATTTTGCCTGGCGGAAGGAGATCTCAGGAACGATAGAAAAGCCCGCTGCCCGGGAAGGGAAAGTGGTGTATGCCAGACCGTGA
- a CDS encoding helix-turn-helix domain-containing protein has translation MTPLTRFSLIRPEDVAKILGCSVVYIYKLAQRGELPSYAFGRSVRFHPHEVSEFIKSHRRKDAE, from the coding sequence GTGACCCCACTTACCCGATTTTCGCTGATCAGGCCCGAGGATGTGGCGAAAATACTGGGCTGCAGCGTCGTCTATATCTACAAATTGGCCCAGCGCGGCGAACTTCCCTCCTATGCATTTGGCCGCTCCGTCCGGTTTCATCCTCATGAGGTATCCGAGTTTATCAAATCGCATCGTCGCAAGGACGCGGAATAA
- a CDS encoding HEPN domain-containing protein has protein sequence MQVVCEWTVKAENDLKTATHTLTLGEECPTDTVCFHAQQCIEKSIKAYLASSNIDFPKTHDLGRLISLMPKNVRPKLSVSEQRRLTAYATEARYPGYFEEISLTEARRAVALARRVRNEIGKHLPKVKKRRGE, from the coding sequence ATGCAAGTTGTTTGCGAATGGACGGTCAAAGCGGAAAACGACCTAAAGACCGCAACACACACGCTGACATTGGGCGAAGAATGCCCGACGGATACGGTATGTTTCCATGCGCAACAATGCATCGAGAAATCGATCAAGGCTTATCTCGCTTCGAGTAACATTGATTTTCCGAAGACCCATGATCTGGGCCGGCTCATTTCACTGATGCCGAAAAACGTTCGGCCGAAGCTCTCGGTATCGGAGCAACGCAGACTCACTGCCTACGCGACGGAGGCGCGCTACCCGGGCTATTTCGAGGAGATTTCTCTGACCGAGGCGCGACGGGCGGTCGCCCTTGCTAGACGAGTACGCAACGAGATCGGGAAACACTTGCCTAAGGTAAAGAAGAGAAGAGGGGAGTGA